The window CTGTTGGGGTTATCACAAAAGTACTTGCGCCTGACAAGCTTCACAGGCTTTTGCTGGTAGGTGCCGTTTTATTTTCTTGCCTAACAATACCATTTCTAGCCCCCATGACGGACAATGCTGCTTTTTGGGTAATAACAGTTGTGTCCACAGTTATGCAGGGTGTGTTTGCTGCTTTGTCTGTTTATTTGATTTCCCTAATTCAAAAACTGACAAAGCCTGATATGTTGGGAAGGGTAATGTCCATGGTGCTGATGCTGAGCACTGTTGCCCTGCCAATAGGACAGGGAATATATGGAGCGCTTATGGAAACCCGGATGAACAGGATTGCTTTTGTGATTCTTGCCGTCGGAATACTCTGTGGGGGAATTGCACTGCTTGCAAGGAAGGACTTTGGAAGATTGAACCTACAGCTTGAAAAAGTAAAACAATATGAGGAGGAACATATATGACAGAAAAATACGCTGTTCGCACAAAGGGACTGTACAAAGCCTTTCATGGAAAGGAGGTTATCCGCAACTGTGCTTTAAACGTGGAGCAAGGCAGTATTTACGGCTTTTTAGGTGCAAATGGCGCCGGAAAAACCACAGTTTTTAAGCTGCTGACAGGATTGTTGACGCCCACCATGGGAGAAGTCCTTGTGCTGGGAAAGGATATCACCACACATAAATTCGAACTGCTGAGAAGCATTGGCAGTCTGATTGAAACGCCTATTTTCTATGAGCATCTGTCCGCAAAAGAAAATTTGGAAATCCACCTCGATTATATGGGTATTGAGCAAGCAGACACCGAAGCTGCACTGGTGCAGGTAGGTTTACCGGGAACGGGCAGTCAGCCTGTTTCTGAATACTCTCTGGGCATGAGGCAGCGCCTTGGCATCGCCAGGGCTATTATCCACCAGCCAAAGCTTTTGATATTGGACGAACCCATAAACGGACTTGACCCAATGGGAATTCGGGAAATCCGAGAGCTGCTTAAACGTCTTGCAGCGGAAAAAGAGATGACAATTCTGCTTTCCAGCCATATTCTCTCTGAAATTGAGCATATTGCGGATAAAATAGGCATTATTGCTGACGGAACTGTGGTTCAAGAGGTTATGTTGGAGGATTTGAAAAAAGATAAATCCATTGAGCTTGAGGAATACTTCCTCTCGGTGGTGAAAGGCGGGACGAATCATGCTTAAATTAATGAAACTGGAACTGAAACGAAACCGTATTAAGGGATATTTTATTGCGGTACAAATAATTACAGCTGCTATGCTGGGTTTTACCTATTTATTTGCCTTAATGCCTCAAATAGACCAATCTCAGCGTGACATTGAGCTGTTAATGAGCTACGGTGTATTTACGAGGCTGCTGTGCGTTATCAGCTTACTCTGTTTCACGGTCCTTTCCGCTGTCATGTTCAACCGCTTTGTGGTGGAGGAGTACACAGGTAAAAAAGCGATTTTGCTGTTTTCCTATCCTGTTGACCGTTCCATGATTCTTTGGGCAAAAGTTTTTACTGTATTTCTTTTTACGGTAGCTGCCATGACTTCCAGTGGTTTAATTACCTTTTCAATCTTTTTTATCACTGAAGCAACCTTTCATTTTATGAAGGATACACTGACGTTGAACGTTTTGCTGCAAACTTTTGGGTTTGTTTTGACTTATGCTGTTATAGCCGCATCCTTTGCGACAGTTTCACTATGGTTCGGATACTGGAAAAAATCTTTCTCAGCAACCTTAGTGGCGAATATTATCTTAGTCAGTTTTTTGGGTAACCTGTTGGTGATGGGAATCCCAAATGCGATGGTGTCAATGGGAGTGGCGGCGTTTAGTATTATCATAAGCTTTATTTTTGTAAGGAACCTTCATAGCAAAATCATGAAGCTGGAGGTCTGAGAAAGCTGCAAGATGTATTAAATTTGAAATAAAAAATAATCCGAACTTATCCCAAATAGGGACAAGTTCGGATTATTATGTTTTGGTGCGCCATCACGGGGTCGAACCGGGGACACCCTGATTAAGAGTCAGGTGCTCTACCAACTGAGCTAATGGCGCATATATTTTTTATAAGTGTTTTGTTTCTCAGAGCGTTTTTTATTATAAAAGCAAAAAACAATATTGTCAATACATTTTTAATAATTGCGAGAAAAAATTATGTATTAAAACAGCAGGCAAGTAAAATTAATAGGTGGGCTAAGAGTATAAGCGGCTTTATGCATATTTTCTTCTTCTTTTTTTTCTGGTCGTCTTTTTTTTATTTGAAAAGAGTTTTACTAAAGAAACAACAGTTAAAAGCAGACTCAAAATATCCTTTATAAATTCTAAAAAATTCATATTATTTACCGCCTTTCATAAATATGGGTAACCCCCAAAATACATCGTAACCCCACAAATATAAAGGCGGGCGCCATTATACTATCAGCCCACCGAAATTTATTCTCTTAGTTTAGTAATATTTATGCGGGACAAATTATTTTAGAACTGATTAATTTAAGCTTCACTAAAACATAGTTGACAATTTATTAATGCAAATATAAAATGTTTATATAAACAATAAACATTTTAAGGAGATGTGCAAAATGATTGATAGCATTTTAAAATTGTCCCTGGATGAAATTAAAAAAGGCTACTCCTATAACCAGGACAAAGGCATATCTACATGTCTTACCTGTGGGAAAACATTTGAATCGGGAGAAATGTTTTCTATTGACGGAAGGTTCTACGACGCGTCAAAGGCTGTACAAATCCACATACAAAAGGAACATGAAGATATGCTGGACATGTTGACTTCCTTTGATAAGAAATACACAGGTATTACAGAGAATCAAAAAGAGCTGCTTTTGATGATATATAAGGGGATGTCTGACAATGATATTGCGAAAAAAACAGGGGTTGCTCCCGCTACCGTCAGACGTCAGAGGTTTGTTTTCAGGGAAAAGGCAAAACAGGCGAAGCTGTTTCTTGCCATATTTGAAATTGTAGAGAATAAATATTTACAAAGAAAGGAAAAAGCTGTGAACGATGAATTAATAAATGTCCACGCCGGTGCAAAAATGATTGATGACAGATATTTGATAACGAAATCAGAGGAGGACAAAATCATAGAGTCCCTGTTTGAGTCGTTGGAGCCGCTCAGGCTCAAAATTTTTTCATCGAAAGAGAAAAAGAAAGTTGTAATACTCAGTAAAATTGCTGAACAGTTTGAGAAGAAAAGAAAATATTCTGAAAAGGAAGTAAATGAAATATTGAAGGGTATTTACTCGGACTTTGCCACAATAAGAAGATACCTTATTGAATACGGTTATATGGAAAGGACAAAAGATTGCAGGGAATACTGGTTAAAATAAAAGGTTTCAAAGGGTGTTTTGTTTAAGGTATAATTATATCATAACTCATAAAGGGGGGAAGTTTGTGAAGGCAGTAGTAGTTTACAAATCCAAATCGGGTTTTGCAAAAAAATATGCACAATGGATTGCTGAGGAGCTTCAGGCGGATATTTACGAAGCTTCAAAAATAGATATTAACATGTTGATGCTCTATGACACAATCATATATGGCGGCGGACTTTATGCAATTGGTATAAATGGACTAAAAACTATAACAAAGAACTTTGACAAGCTTAAAGATAAAAAAATTGTGGTTTTTGCTACAGGAGCTACGCCACCAAGAGATGAGGATATTGACAAGGTTAAAACTTCCAACTTTACAGAGGAACAGCAACAGAAGATACGTTTTTTTTACCTGAGAGGCGGTTTTGATTATACCCGGCTTAAACTTATTGACAAAGTACTGATGAATTTGTTAAAGCTGAAAATGAATTCAAAAGACAAAAACAAGTTGATTCCTGATGAGAAAGGAATGCTTGCAGCCTATGACAAGCCCATTGATTTCACTAGAAAAAAGAATATTGAAGAATTGATAATGTATGTGAAAGCAAAATGATTAATTAAAATAATAGCTTGATTACTTTACGTTTACTAAAGAGGGGGAATAGCCGTCATATCGGCGGGTTAGAAGAAAATGATACGATTTAAATGTGATTACAGCGAGGGCGCACACCCAAAAGTATTGGAGACACTTTTACAGACAAATACGGAGCAGACAGTAGGCTATGGAATGGACCAATACTGCATTAAGGCCGCTGGAATAATTAAAGAAAAAATTCAGCGTCAGGATGCAGAAGTACATTTTCTTGTAGGCGGAACCCAGACAAATCTGACAGTTACTTCAGCAGCTCTAAGACCTCATCAGGGAGTAATTGCCGCTTATAGCGGACATATAAGTACTCATGAAACAGGTGCAATTGAAGCTACAGGACATAAAGTTATTGAACTGCCTAGCAGTGATGGCAAGTTGACTGCCTGGCAGGTCGAAGAAACCGTAAAGGCACATTATTCTGATGAGAATCATGAACACACGGTTCAGCCCAAAATGGTATATATTTCGAACCCTACGGAAATCGGAACAATATACAGTAAGAAAGAGCTTACAAAACTAAGCAGTGTGTGTAAGGAAAACGGCCTTATTTTGTACTTGGACGGTGCAAGACTTGGATATGGGTTATGTGCGGAGGACAATGACCTTGACTTGCCAACTATTGCACAGTTATGTGATGCTTTCTATATTGGTGGTACCAAGATAGGTGCACTTTTCGGAGAAGCCTTAGTTGTTTGTAATGCTGAGTTAAAAAAGGATTTGAGATATATTATAAAACAAAAAGGAGGAATGCTTGCAAAAGGCAGACTCCTTGGATTACAGTTTATTTCTCTGATGGAAAACGATTTGTATTTTCAGATGGCTTCCCATGCAAACAAAATGGCAATGTTAATAAAGGAAGCTTTTATTAAAAAAGGTTACAGTTTTTTAATATCGTCAACCACAAATCAACAGTTTCCGATATTGCCAAATGATGTATTAGATAGAATGAAAGTAAATTTTGAATATTCCTACTGGCAGAAAGTAGATGAAAATAAAAGTGCCGTGAGATTCTGCACAAGCTGGGCAACCAGTACCGAAGCTGTAAAGAAACTGATTGAAGAAATAGAAAAATGGTAAGTCTGCAATTCTCTTTTTTGTTTATATTAATAAAAAAAGGATATAAATAAACTATAAATCAAGAAAGAGGTGTATTATATGGACTTATTTGATTTAACCGGAAAAGTTGCGGTAGTTACAGGAGCCTCCTCGGGTTTGGGTGTACAGTTTGCAAAAGCTCTTGCAAGACAAGGTGCTGATTTGGCTATAGTTGCAAGAAGACTTGAGAAACTTAATGATGTATCTGAAGCGATAAAGAAAATGGGAAGAAAATGTCTTGCATTTAAATGTGACGTTACTAATGAACAGGAAGTTAAGGATACAGTTGCTGCTATAATTGAAAAAATGGGTAAAATTGATATTTTGGTTAACAATGCAGGTGTAGCAGAAGTAGTTCCTGCTGAAAATCATACAACTGAACAATGGAATAGGGTGCTTGATACTAACCTGACCGGAGTATTTATGTTTGCAAGAGAAGCAGGAAAAAATATGATAGAAAATAAGTACGGCAGAGTAATTAATATAACCTCTATGTTTGGACATATAGCCAACACAGCAACTCAAAATGCAAGTTATCATGCATCTAAGGGTGCAGTTGTAAACCTCACACGTGCCTTGGCTGCTGAGTGGGCAAAATATGGCATTACTGTAAATGCTATAGGTCCGGGCTTTTTTGAATCGGAAATGACAGGAGATATATTAAGTAATCAGGAGTTTAGTAATTTTGTCAGTTTCAGATGCCCTATGGGAAGAGTCGGAAATATGGGTGAGCTTGACAGTGCTCTGGTATTTTTGGCAGCCAATTCCTCCAGCTATGTTACAGGACAAACTGTTTTTGTAGATGGAGGATGGACAGCGGTATAATAAAAAATGAAATCACCTGCCAGATTATTCACTGACAGGTGGTTTTCTATATTCCATATTTGCCGTCAACTTTGTCAAAGAATAAAGGAATTTGCGGTGGCTGAAATGTCCAGTAGGCAAATATTATGAAAATAAGAGCAATAAGTACAATTGAAAACCCTGCCCCCAAACCCTCTGAATACCTGTAGAAATGAAGTCCCAGTAACTGCCCCATAATACTGACCAACAAAAAGATAAATATATCTACATAAAGTGATTGTATTCCAAAGGCCTGAGTGTAAAAGTAATAAAAAAGCATCATTAAAGTTATGGAAGAGACAAGTGATACTAATAATCCTGTAAACCATAGGTTAGCATCTATCCCGTACTTCTTTTGTTTTGCAATATAATAAGCTACCCACCACAGTGTAGTAGGAACCAACAGCAGTTTTGCATGTTCCCATACACTTTCATTTACCGGAGAAATCAGCCCTACTAAGACGTTCTGTCCTGACCAATCATACAAAAAATGAAAAATAGAACCTACTATGAATACAAACGGGATACCGATTAAAATCCATTTTTCAGGATGAGTAAACTTTTGTTTTTTCATAACGTCACAACCTTTCTTATTATTGCACTATTAAATCTATGGTGAGGTAAACCGAAATATGACATTTGTTTTCCATGGGCATTTGTATAATTGACATAAAAGTACAGATTTATTATAATATGTTAGGATTCTAACAATTTGGGTGCTAAATACTTGTGTTATTATGTTTGAATGCATTTCAGGGGGTAGATTATGAATATTTACCGAAAGTATTTTAAAAAGTACAGGGTAATGTTTTTAACAGCCGTGAGCTGTGTTTTTTTTGAAGCTATTTGCGATTTACTTCAGCCGGCTATTATGTCCCGTATAATAGATAACGGAATTAAGAACAGCAGGGTGGATTCAGTTTTGAAGCTGGGACTGCTGATGCTTATCATAACCCTTTGCGGAGCAGGCTTTGCAGCTACCAGAAACATACTTGCCAGCAAGGTTTCTCAAAGATTTGGAGCCGACCTTCGCTATGATGTGTTTTCAAAAATTATGAAGTTCTCGGAAGAAAGTGTTGATAAAATAGAAAGCGGTTCTCTTATCACAAGGATGACAAATGATACAAGTCAGATTATGCAGTTCGTCAACGGAATGATGAGAATTTTCTTCAAAGCACCTTTGACTTGTATGGGAAGTATAATTCTTGCTGTTATTCTCAGTCCCTTCATGAGTATAGTTCTGTTTTGTGCTATAGCCATAATTGCGATTCTTATCGTAATCAGTATGAAAATGAGCTATTCTCGTTTTGCGAAAGTCCAAACTGCAATAGACAGATTAAATACAACTGTTCAGGAATATCTTCTTGGAATCAGACTGGTGAAGGCTTTTGGACGTTTCAGCGATGAAGAGGAAAAGTTTTCTGCAGTCAATACAGACCTATTTCAAAAGAGTGTTTCCTCTCAATTGGTGGTTTCATATTTTTCCCCCCTTATGTCATTGACAATCAGCACAGGTATTGCATTGATAATATATCTTGGAAGCATTTTGTTTGGT of the Ruminiclostridium papyrosolvens DSM 2782 genome contains:
- a CDS encoding DUF6512 family protein, giving the protein MKKQKFTHPEKWILIGIPFVFIVGSIFHFLYDWSGQNVLVGLISPVNESVWEHAKLLLVPTTLWWVAYYIAKQKKYGIDANLWFTGLLVSLVSSITLMMLFYYFYTQAFGIQSLYVDIFIFLLVSIMGQLLGLHFYRYSEGLGAGFSIVLIALIFIIFAYWTFQPPQIPLFFDKVDGKYGI
- a CDS encoding flavodoxin domain-containing protein gives rise to the protein MKAVVVYKSKSGFAKKYAQWIAEELQADIYEASKIDINMLMLYDTIIYGGGLYAIGINGLKTITKNFDKLKDKKIVVFATGATPPRDEDIDKVKTSNFTEEQQQKIRFFYLRGGFDYTRLKLIDKVLMNLLKLKMNSKDKNKLIPDEKGMLAAYDKPIDFTRKKNIEELIMYVKAK
- a CDS encoding SDR family oxidoreductase encodes the protein MDLFDLTGKVAVVTGASSGLGVQFAKALARQGADLAIVARRLEKLNDVSEAIKKMGRKCLAFKCDVTNEQEVKDTVAAIIEKMGKIDILVNNAGVAEVVPAENHTTEQWNRVLDTNLTGVFMFAREAGKNMIENKYGRVINITSMFGHIANTATQNASYHASKGAVVNLTRALAAEWAKYGITVNAIGPGFFESEMTGDILSNQEFSNFVSFRCPMGRVGNMGELDSALVFLAANSSSYVTGQTVFVDGGWTAV
- a CDS encoding threonine aldolase family protein gives rise to the protein MIRFKCDYSEGAHPKVLETLLQTNTEQTVGYGMDQYCIKAAGIIKEKIQRQDAEVHFLVGGTQTNLTVTSAALRPHQGVIAAYSGHISTHETGAIEATGHKVIELPSSDGKLTAWQVEETVKAHYSDENHEHTVQPKMVYISNPTEIGTIYSKKELTKLSSVCKENGLILYLDGARLGYGLCAEDNDLDLPTIAQLCDAFYIGGTKIGALFGEALVVCNAELKKDLRYIIKQKGGMLAKGRLLGLQFISLMENDLYFQMASHANKMAMLIKEAFIKKGYSFLISSTTNQQFPILPNDVLDRMKVNFEYSYWQKVDENKSAVRFCTSWATSTEAVKKLIEEIEKW
- a CDS encoding DUF2087 domain-containing protein: MIDSILKLSLDEIKKGYSYNQDKGISTCLTCGKTFESGEMFSIDGRFYDASKAVQIHIQKEHEDMLDMLTSFDKKYTGITENQKELLLMIYKGMSDNDIAKKTGVAPATVRRQRFVFREKAKQAKLFLAIFEIVENKYLQRKEKAVNDELINVHAGAKMIDDRYLITKSEEDKIIESLFESLEPLRLKIFSSKEKKKVVILSKIAEQFEKKRKYSEKEVNEILKGIYSDFATIRRYLIEYGYMERTKDCREYWLK
- a CDS encoding ABC transporter ATP-binding protein is translated as MTEKYAVRTKGLYKAFHGKEVIRNCALNVEQGSIYGFLGANGAGKTTVFKLLTGLLTPTMGEVLVLGKDITTHKFELLRSIGSLIETPIFYEHLSAKENLEIHLDYMGIEQADTEAALVQVGLPGTGSQPVSEYSLGMRQRLGIARAIIHQPKLLILDEPINGLDPMGIREIRELLKRLAAEKEMTILLSSHILSEIEHIADKIGIIADGTVVQEVMLEDLKKDKSIELEEYFLSVVKGGTNHA